The Apium graveolens cultivar Ventura chromosome 3, ASM990537v1, whole genome shotgun sequence sequence aatgatcctaatctaaattatcatatcgtttttgatattcatagaataaatgatttatcaactgtttctgttttggaataatggtgaaatgcagttttgattcagattcatgatttatgctgatacttacgttgttgttaaatatcttccgctgacatttatttattgatttaacaggctaatttggattgaggttttatagtgacgaccaaatcctctgaccccggatttggcggcgttacatataataattaacaatatatgagcattctcataatacttcttaatgcgacgaagtcgtaaaatattcagtatatatatacatatatacttttcaaaatctttgaaatcctctgacatgtataatatacacagagttccagtttataactgtataaaaatatcgttgcaaggtgaactcatatatctaaccttgtcttaacatttttctgaaaatctttgtcaagcataagataattattaactagatatgagttgaaaagatgaagttacaagatactccaatatacttatatcttttccgaatactactcgaacaaccaccgttcaagctataatcagtttcaaaagttcatcacatagatgagactacaagataagacttgaatagattcaatctttgaaatatcattcaaaagaaatgaagttactagatactacattaagtcccgatatatatatacacctatatatatatatctcatactttccttgaaaacctctgttatgaaaagtataaacagagttataatacccaatgaatttggaaagaagaaaaactttggcataaccccgatatcttgttgatcaggcaaagatacccattaagtaaccttttctactgtagatggatgaattcctcaccggtcatcaccctggctgcaTTAAGACCTCGCgttagaccgttacccggccactcacgcgtggatggactgtaACCCAGCCTCTTACAgccttcatagaccgtacccggcctgtcgcttatgccgactcaattagatagacttacttcccgaatgttgggcaagtaattaaattgttttctcaaaacaacaacctcagttgcgaatataaaatacaccacagagccggatccctcagatttttgagcgagtattcaagtccctttcgaaaggaagatcttaaatttgaaaatgagtttgggatccgctctaacctttaaaatcattttgaagactcaaaaatatttttgaaagcgtttggaataaggatgatttgatagaataaatcaatttcaagataatcaaagaatatttgaatattatgctataaataatattcaaataacgaatagcttttatcaaagcaaatgaagtaaaagttttgaaaataactttctgaaaatatttaaggtaagaatgattgacgatatcaatcattttcgaatacttggcgaataacgaaacattattctttaagaaaataaagaatattatttaataaaataacggagtcaatagccttcgaatgaatattcaaactaatattcacttataatttaaaactatcgaataaacattattcgattaatagttttgaaaactatatatataatataatcgggaacatcgtctcccggtttagaaaaatgttaacctttgggtcccctatactaagggtatacgcaaatagtgcctatctctagcataggtattatgcagtttataaacaattgaataCATAAGAAGATATCAAGATTactgaaacaggcatgcatatatatcatatcaacatgatccaatatatcgcaagatttgctaataacaatcatgcacttatcacaagataatgcatatacatatatacatcacaacaacagttatacgggtagaaaacttgcctgagtattccgggatagacttaagcttagagtggatccggtaacctataagcaacaacagtcgcttaagaaactagtcaaaactcactcataccctaacggtcgcttacggtcgcttatacgcttaacgattgGCATTAATCACTCGCGTACCCTcagctccactaattttaataaattaatcattacaaattttaaggtgactctttcgcgaatactctaccaactgcctaatccaccttacataattgtttagtaatccaattagtcttttaagggccttaaacaaggtttcaaagtaaagcgaggggtaattattcgctcacgaaacgccgttacttaaaacggtcgtttctcctaaaccgtacattggataTAATCGAActacataccaaaacgaagcttacgacccgatataactaaacatggaaaggttgcagattggtcagtgagctttctgtcccgaacactaagtacaaacagttgaataaaaatggctattacgacgactatatttacgcgattaccaattttctcactacaccaaaacctcaccaaacaacccacaatcattaacacatcaaaaactcatctaaaccataccacatcagtccatattctcaaattttttcaactcaaacaaccacaatcaagaccttGCTCTTTTCAAAGAATTCAAGAACACAAACATGGTTACTATTCATCTAGCCATAAATCATGAAAAACGAGTATGGTAATCAAGGAGGTGAGGAGAGTGGTTATCCTATATCCGTAGAGCTTCTCGAGGTCTTCGATTTGAATGGTAGCACGTGCGAATCGGCCAAGGAAAACTCAAGATACAAGCATTTTTTTCTTCTCCATTTTTTATCCCCTTTCCTCTAGGGTTTTCTCTTCAAAAATGAAGAAATGgtcttttgctttcctttttgcTTGGTTGACCTTGAGATTTGTGCCAAAATTTACTTGGTTGTGAACTAACCAAGTGGTTACTTGATTAAATATCTCATCTCCACTTTAATAAAGTGCTTGCATCATCTTGATGACCTCATCCCCAAGCCACATGTCATATTCttatggtgtgatgatgtcacctagTTTCTTCCCCACTTGATTAATCTCCCTTGCTCCTtttacaagcttgtttcttgaccgtttatttgttttacggttcgcttaactctcgtttcCGTTAATCGTTTGGGGGATCATATCTAGGATCTTATTAATTGGGCTTCCCTAAACATTccttaatattttatactcccttaatgatcctctcttataatccttgaatttaaatcattttaatcatgttacattatacttaattctttcggtaactggtggatttttgggaaaaatcaaagtgtccggattcgaattctgacgatatttacatacacttatttactttatggaatactagtACGAtatcagaatttccataacagtacttctatatagtgtggtctgataattttccttaatcagcatcatcagcatcatcagcaaaagttactattcatcagggtttaaaaattatttccaaaaattggggttatttaTTACAGTGGTTAATGGCCAAGCCTAAAACATAGTGGACAAGGGCAACTTTTAGAACACATACACATAGTGATATGTTTGTTAACAATCACTGTGAGGTGTTTAATAGCTCTataagaaagttcagggacttgCCTATCATAACAATGTTCACAGAGTTGCACAAGGATGTGATGAAAAGAATCCAAGTGAGGAGAGATAAGTTGGCTTCAAGAGAAACAATCATTTATCCTAGCGCCCTTAAGAAATTGGAAAAGTAAGTACTTCTTTACTGAACTAGTCTAAGCCTTACATTACTATAATTTTCTAATATTTCTGTCATGGCTTATATGTTGAGCAATTCAGTATGCTGGGAATTGTGCAATATCATGGTCTGGAGGCACCAAATATTTGGTAACTTGCACATATGGGGGTCATGAACCGGTGGTCAACCTACATAACAGAACATGCACTTGCAGAAAATGGGATCTCACTGGGATCCCATGCTATAATTCTTGTGCATGTATAGCTATTAAGAATGAACCCTGGGAAATGCATAAAAACAATTGTTATAGCAAGGAAGAGTACAAAAAGGTATGTATTTTTCACAAATAATTAGTACTCCTTCTTATTTGTTCAACATCTATACAATTAAAAACTAAGTATTTTATTTGTTCAATAGCTATACAATTGCACACTGGACCCCATTGTGGGGCCTGAATTTTGGCAAACAAGTGCTGAACCAAAGCCCTTACCCCCAAATGTTAAGACCCCTGCAGGAAGGCCAAAAAAAAGGGTGACAAAGAATGATATCCCTCCTAATGCCACAAAACTAAGCAAGGCTGGACAGTTGTGAATTATCATTATTATAAAACAAGGGGTCACAATGCTAGGACTTGTGTTGCCAAGGTAAACTTAGATTCATGAAATATTTTCTTGCAATTTTAAAGTCTTAATTTCAAGACTTACTTAGATTCATTGAAAATGTACACAAAAATGATGGAATTAAAAAGGCTGCTGAGGAAGGAACTGTGCCTAATATAGCCAAGTCAACTTGTGAGTGCAAAACATGCAATAAACCTGGTCATAATTCAAGAACTTGTTTAGTTAAGGTACAAGTGTGTATACTACAATTTATGTTCTTAAGATAATGATTTGTGCTAACTTGCTTTTATTCAATTAATTCACAGAAACAGATGGTGCAAAGGGCAATTCTTCTATAAATCCATCAATAGATCAAGACCAGCAAAGAATACCTGAGATGAATGCATCAACATGAAGAGAGACAGATTCATGGAACCCAAGGAAGCTCAACCTCTGCATTTCAAGAACAAACCAGGAAAAACACCCCAAAGAGAAAGAGATAAATGCCATATTTTATGGTTTCTGTTGTGTCCAAGAAGAATGGTGGTGTAGTAGTAATGTGGGTGAACATATTTATGATTGTCTTATTTTATGGTTGGGTCTGGTAGGTAGCATATGGTATGGCTAAACTTTTAATTTCTTTTGTTTGTCATTAAGTTTGTTGGGCATGTAATAGCTGGTATTAAAGGCTTCAAGCCTTCCTTTTGTCGTTTATATGTTTATAGGCTTTATGGAAAAAGTGTCGTCACCGAGAGTAGTAAAAATAAACGGTGTAGAGAGGTTCTTCCTAAAAGTGAGTGCAAGGTGAGGATGTATGTCAATTACCAAAAGAAAAAACGTCTTTGGGAGGTAACTAGCCTTGAATTGGTACACAACCACGGTCTTGTTTCCCCTAGTAAGATGAATTTGGTACAACGCGAAAGACATGTCAACACCGCTACCCGTAGTTTGATTAAAACGCTTTATGATTCGGGGGTTCGTATTGTCAAGTGATGAATGTGATTGGTAACATTCATGGAGGTAATGATAAAGTTGGTTTCAATGTTCAACATGTTAGGAATGTGTTAAGAGACGAGAGGAAGAAAAGGTTTGAGATTAGTGACGCCCAAGCGGGGTTGGACTTGTTGCATAGGTTGAATGAAGAAAGTggttctaaatattttattaggaCCGAAGTTTATGAAGAGAATCTTTTGAAGTATCTAGTATGGATTGATCCGAGATGTATAATGGCTTACCAAAATTTTGGCAATGTTATGGCTTTTGATACCACTTATCGGACAAATAGATATGCAATGCCATTTGTCCCATTTACCGGAGTCAATCATCATTATCAATCGGTTATTTTCGGGTTTGCATTGATGCGGGATGAACACGCGTCGAATTTTGAGTGGATTCTTCGTACTTGGCTTGAAGGTGTGGGGAATAAGCCTCCATTGATTATAATCACGGATCAAGATCAAGCCATGGCAAGCGCTATTGCGGTTGTACTCCCGAATACTGCCCATTTATTGTGTTTTTGGCACATTAGTCAAAAATTCCCCGAGAAATTAGCTCATTATTATTCGGATTTTCCGGAATTCAAGACGGACTTCAACCATTGTATTTATTAATCTCTCACCGAATGTATTTTTGAGGCTAGATGGGCATCATTTGTGGAAAAGTATCACTTTGCAAGAGCATAAATGGTTAAATGGGTTATATGAGTTGAAGCACAAATGGATTCTTGCATATACTAGAAACacattgtaacgaccgagaaattacgcttgtattatattatattaatgataaattatgtgtattattatgtgataaaatgtgtaaagtcattaaaccctaactgttatgtgttacgtgttggctgttttgattcaaacgtgttttggatatttatcgAACGTTTTATCGTccgttatatattttatatcaaaacccgtacagctcaaaactatgttttaaaatcccgtatttcaaacaaaatcattggccctattttattaaaaatgccctataccatatcgctattctgaacccctagacgttttacaaattgacctttttcgcgaaaaatgacttttccggaccccttcgggtaccaaaacccccacaaaaattacatttttatttttatatgatcatgaaattatcatatatcatttttctttgtatttttgtaatattcacaatttttgggaatttttagcatttatttagtatttattggatatttaaaaattcaatattaatacccaaaaattataaaaattggggccaaatatttttattaggagtgtaattagacccttaattttacttaggggtattattttcataaatataaatacctgaattactattaatttttcagttaattataattaaaaatcagaaaaataaaaagaaaattcagaaaaaggaattagggttcttgagtaTTCTTGCGGATCAAAGCcgatttgatcgtgattccggtgacagaaattgaagtgtgagtaaccgatttgaagaCCAAAGCctgttctatcagattatcacgtcaaaatcatcaaccgaggtattaatttgtgtttcgtaattttcggattaatttcttgaattcgggtttcgTTTTTGGTTGTTTGTTTGATGATTATGTTAGTATAGATGTATAGATCGTCGTTTTGTGAGTCGATTGGCACCGGTTTCGTCGAGGTTGGTTCCGGGTTTGTGCTCGCCGGAAAACGCCGTCAACGGCGGCTGTTCTTGGTTTCCTGGGATGGTGGTCGATGAGAACGAAGGGGAAAGGAAGGGGGACGACGTGTGATTGCTGTGGAACAAGAACGGGGAAGAATCGAACTCAAAGCACGACGTTTGGCCGTGTTTTTCGTCTCGCCGGAAAATCCTCGCCGGGCCGGAATCTGGGCAGCGGCCGgtctgttcttcccgacccgattgggttggggacgacccggtttgcaacccggaaacgacccgggttcgatcctaaaaacccaaaccctgttctgtttttgtgtttttagttaattaattatttagttatattttaatatcttaaaattagtttttaataattctaaaaattaattaaaaattagttttgaattctgaaaattagtattattaatttttaaattattttattaaattataaattcgaatttaattatttaattaattatttaattaattatttaattatttattatttatctaattaattaataattgggtacttaattaataattaggtaattaattaataaataagaattagaaataattaagtgatatgattaataatctaataattagttaataatgcgaatagtgattcactaattagaattagtattcgagcgatagttattcgaataatattgcggtaattatatatatcgtataattaaatatcggtaactaattgattaacgaatcgtatgagtttcaataataatataatagttcgataattatacgagaattgcgagtagctcgtagttatacgagtgattaatcgttaagttggtttataattcgagtaattcgtagttattcgataaatagcgtatcagttaattagatcgattgattatttgtaaataatcgatctgatcgaataagtaataataatttgtaataaatagtaataaatcctaataattagggattaattattttaaaatgcaataattattaattaattatttcaaaaatgtaattaaggattgtttaattataattaattaattatttataattatttattaattaattaaatcttgtttaattcataataattcaaccgttagtccgatttgagcgaaacgaagacccctagactcagaaaaatgagacaaatccaataaaaatagttgtaagttataatttcttccgaaagagagtagtttggtgataattaatagttcataggtcctaataggggtataattgagtcgaataaatcctgaaaaattataataaaatcagatagggctagttaatgcaggtatgagtctagaatcgattctagaaataattataagtctaaaaattgattatatgctttatgtgctatgtgctttacgtgattatgtgaacctatgtgctatataaatatatgtgtatatatgcgagtcagatagaaacgcatgggtagactgataaggttgcgtgatatcaattcaagatacacgtatataggtagttatctaaatgactatctttccatgattggttcagtgttagcaaggcagagcaagctagggacagaaggcggtgagttgaagcaggttaagtacgcgcaaggcaagtttttcccctattctaaattcagaatagtgaattatatttccttttatcatatcagttacctttgataatcattgttcatatacactgttacccatttattaatgcttgtttcaatttcatttcgattcttgatttctcccaatttattgaattccctattCATATTTCAATCCTTTTTGCCCTTATTACATATACTatggtatatcctggtgttgggatatatcaaaagcatttcgattattccggatgctataccttggactggatggttactatacgggctgggttttacccagaccattatttaataggccatagttgcctgagtactctttatgttggttgggtctatacagttgggtatagatccacactatatcctgactgatcagcgggttatagtgcatatgttggttcttgtttccagtcttgttcatttggtactcgccagcattggcaaattactatcctacacagattcagatggttgttccaaccagcagcttattggttcacttatttctctctctttatactatatatattgttgcaggcttgttgagcaattttggctcatccccttttattgttattcctattgttttatagttaaggtagagaatgaaacccatcaggacccgcatagtcaagaagcgagtcaagcagcgggatcctcttataccaagagtgttccttcccattcccgaagagagctttgaattgccagatcaggtgtaacgggataagtagtaatgttgggttgaataaaagtcttgtgtagtttgaataaaagttgtgtggtgatattgtagatagaataaagttttgtaacaaagagagttcttgagacaggttttatttatttgggtttgtaataaagtgtagtatgtggttcttgttttcaactcaacccttaaaagatcccgAGTAGTattagttcggggtaattattatatttatattccgcttgtgcaggtttagttgtagttgttgttaataatgccccaaatctataccccggatttggagggtgttatagttggcatcagagcttaggattgacccttgaaaacaagaacgttagggttaagataagataggaaaatgagataggataaaagtaagagtgttaggattgtctgtttatgtaattagaagttatgagttttaggattgtgatttgattatttttgtgttattattgttatgtatattagatggcttttttatcatcgtctacggagcggaccgagacagatccagtggttgTACCGGTATTAGctccagtgtcagagcagatctttcctccattgccaccacctccccattgccacctggaccagtaccagagataccacctccccagaggtaccaggttttgcagattattttccatattttgagccagagataccagattttccaccactAGAGTTTCCGATGCtcgatattcctgacatggttgatcttccgcagtgggaggatctagagccccagattcctatgccacaagttgagattccagagatgccacagatggagccagaggcagagccgccaatgtatgcacctatggagtagcctgtcttattccctgccccattagccatttatgcccctgttcctggagtttatcagtttcctcagccagagttcATGGATGAGATAGTGGTAGATGGGCtgttaccttctcgaggttctagcacggatcttcgtgagcatcatacagtgacttaTCAGCACTTTCAggcagagagagaggagaggattCGATGGCAAAACCAGtgcagagagatccttggattgtatgagacgcaggcagatggtcctgtcagagcattatgatcagattatatactgagagagaggctacgTCAGATTCATCggattagttctcagcagcttatgaatttgagacagcaggatcttagtgcggagacagcatatcgtagagcattgggacttaccgaggcagtgctagaggcgttgcaggaggagctgagccacgtgccaccaggattttgagactagcagatagaggagtgttgtatcatgtacattttgtagatagaggcagcatagtattgtatgactagtttgtatgagcgtagctactgactttgactgatag is a genomic window containing:
- the LOC141714894 gene encoding protein FAR1-RELATED SEQUENCE 5-like; the encoded protein is MNVIGNIHGGNDKVGFNVQHVRNVLRDERKKRFEISDAQAGLDLLHRLNEESGSKYFIRTEVYEENLLKYLVWIDPRCIMAYQNFGNVMAFDTTYRTNRYAMPFVPFTGVNHHYQSVIFGFALMRDEHASNFEWILRTWLEGVGNKPPLIIITDQDQAMASAIAVVLPNTAHLLCFWHISQKFPEKLAHYYSDFPEFKTDFNHCIY